A genomic region of Enterococcus sp. 12C11_DIV0727 contains the following coding sequences:
- the gpmA gene encoding 2,3-diphosphoglycerate-dependent phosphoglycerate mutase has product MPKLVFSRHGLSEWNALNQFTGWADVDLAPEGVEEAIEGGRKIKEAGIEFDVAYTSVLTRAIKTCNLLLEHSDQLWVPQIKSWRLNERHYGKLQGLNKKETAEKYGDDQVHIWRRSYDTLPPLMDANDEGSAANDRRYAMLDQRDVPGGENLKVTLERALPFWQDQIAPALLDNKTVLVAAHGNSLRALAKHIEGISDEDIMDLEIPTGQPLVYELNDDLTVAKKYYL; this is encoded by the coding sequence ATGCCAAAATTAGTATTTTCTCGTCATGGACTTAGTGAATGGAATGCATTGAATCAATTTACTGGATGGGCTGACGTAGATTTAGCACCAGAAGGTGTTGAAGAAGCAATCGAAGGCGGACGCAAAATCAAAGAAGCTGGAATTGAATTTGATGTAGCCTATACTTCTGTATTAACTCGTGCTATCAAAACATGTAACTTACTTTTAGAACATTCAGATCAACTATGGGTTCCTCAAATCAAATCTTGGCGTTTAAACGAACGTCACTATGGTAAATTACAAGGTTTAAACAAAAAAGAAACTGCTGAAAAATATGGAGATGACCAAGTACACATTTGGCGTCGTTCTTACGATACATTACCTCCATTGATGGATGCAAATGATGAAGGATCAGCTGCAAACGATCGTCGTTATGCAATGCTAGATCAACGTGATGTACCAGGCGGAGAAAACTTAAAAGTAACGCTAGAACGTGCATTACCATTCTGGCAAGATCAAATCGCTCCTGCTTTACTTGACAACAAAACTGTCTTAGTAGCAGCTCACGGTAACTCTTTACGTGCTTTAGCAAAACATATCGAAGGTATTTCAGATGAAGATATCATGGATCTTGAAATCCCAACAGGTCAACCACTTGTTTATGAATTAAACGATGACTTAACAGTAGCGAAGAAATACTACTTATAA
- the rpsG gene encoding 30S ribosomal protein S7 has product MPRKGPVTKRDVLPDPIYNSKLVTRLINRVMVDGKRGIAANIIYNSFDIIKESTGNDPLEVFEQAMKNVMPVLEVKARRVGGSNYQVPVEVRPERRTTLGLRWVVNYARLRGEHTMEQRLAKEIMDAANNTGASVKKREDTHKMADANRAFAHYRW; this is encoded by the coding sequence ATGCCACGTAAAGGTCCTGTTACAAAACGCGATGTTTTACCAGATCCAATTTATAACTCAAAATTAGTAACTCGCTTGATTAACCGTGTAATGGTTGATGGAAAACGCGGGATTGCTGCTAATATTATCTATAATTCATTTGATATCATCAAAGAATCTACAGGTAACGATCCATTGGAAGTTTTCGAACAAGCAATGAAAAACGTTATGCCTGTCTTAGAAGTAAAAGCTCGCCGTGTTGGGGGTTCTAACTACCAAGTACCAGTTGAAGTTCGTCCAGAACGTCGTACAACTTTAGGTTTACGTTGGGTTGTTAATTATGCTCGCCTACGCGGTGAACATACAATGGAACAACGTCTAGCGAAAGAAATCATGGATGCAGCCAATAACACTGGCGCTTCAGTTAAAAAACGTGAAGATACTCACAAAATGGCTGACGCTAACCGTGCGTTTGCACATTATCGTTGGTAA
- the rpiA gene encoding ribose-5-phosphate isomerase RpiA has translation MNLKQMAGIEAAKYVEDGMIVGLGTGSTAKFMVDEIGRRVKEEGLSIVGVTTSKETERQAQALGIPLKGIDEVPYVDLTIDGADEISEDFQGIKGGGAALLFEKIVATYSKKCIWIVDESKLVKKLGKFPLPVEVVPYGSKQLVRLFEEKGYSPILRTTTDGETLITDGGHYIIDLHLEKIDDPIALGAYLDQLVGVVEHGLFLQIVSTVIVGGEAGPKTIHVPN, from the coding sequence ATGAATCTTAAACAAATGGCAGGAATCGAAGCAGCAAAATATGTAGAAGATGGTATGATTGTCGGTCTTGGTACTGGATCTACGGCAAAATTCATGGTAGATGAAATCGGGCGACGTGTAAAAGAGGAAGGCTTATCGATCGTAGGTGTCACGACATCAAAAGAAACTGAGCGTCAAGCACAAGCACTAGGTATCCCTTTAAAAGGGATTGATGAGGTTCCTTACGTTGACCTGACAATCGATGGCGCTGATGAGATCAGTGAAGATTTCCAAGGAATCAAAGGCGGCGGTGCAGCTTTACTATTTGAAAAGATTGTAGCAACCTACTCAAAAAAATGTATTTGGATTGTTGATGAATCAAAACTTGTAAAAAAACTTGGCAAATTCCCTTTACCTGTTGAAGTCGTTCCATACGGCAGCAAACAATTAGTACGTTTATTTGAAGAAAAAGGCTATTCACCCATTTTACGCACAACAACTGATGGTGAAACGCTAATTACAGATGGCGGTCATTACATCATTGATCTTCATTTAGAAAAAATCGATGACCCTATTGCTCTTGGAGCTTATTTAGATCAGTTAGTCGGTGTAGTTGAGCATGGTCTATTTCTTCAAATCGTTTCAACTGTGATTGTAGGTGGCGAGGCTGGTCCTAAGACGATCCATGTCCCAAATTAA
- the fusA gene encoding elongation factor G, producing MAREFSLENTRNIGIMAHVDAGKTTTTERILYYTGKIHKIGETHEGASQMDWMEQEQERGITITSAATTAEWKGYRVNIIDTPGHVDFTIEVQRSLRVLDGAVTVLDSQSGVEPQTETVWRQATEYKVPRVVFCNKMDKIGADFLYSVNSLHDRLQANAHPIQLPIGSEDSFTGIIDLITMKAEIYTNDLGTDIQETEIPEEYMEQAVEWREKLVEAVAETDEDLMMKYLDGEEITIEELKAGIRQATINVEFFPVMAGSAFKNKGVQLMLDAVLDYLPSPLDIEAIKGIDTKTDEETTRPADDEAPFASLAFKVMTDPFVGRLTFFRVYSGVLESGSYVLNASKDKKERIGRILQMHANTRKEIDKVFSGDIAAAVGLKDTTTGDTLCAMDAPVILESIEFPEPVIQVAVEPKSKADQDKMGIALQKLAEEDPSFRVETNVETGETVISGMGELHLDVLVDRMRREFKVEANVGAPQVSYRETFRAPLTQAEGKFVRQSGGKGQYGHVWVEFTPNEEGKGFEFENAIVGGVVPREYIPAVEKGLAESMNNGVLAGYPLVDIKAKLYDGSYHDVDSNETAFRVAASMALRAAAKKANPVILEPMMKVTITVPEDYLGDIMGHVTSRRGRVEGMEAHGNSQIVNAMVPLAEMFGYATTLRSATQGRGTFMMVFDHYEDVPKSVQEEIIKKNGGNNA from the coding sequence ATGGCAAGAGAATTTTCGTTAGAAAACACTCGTAATATCGGTATTATGGCTCACGTTGATGCTGGTAAAACAACAACAACAGAGCGTATCTTATACTATACTGGTAAAATCCATAAAATTGGTGAAACGCACGAAGGTGCTTCACAAATGGACTGGATGGAACAAGAACAAGAACGTGGTATTACCATCACATCTGCTGCAACAACTGCAGAATGGAAAGGTTACCGAGTAAATATCATTGATACACCAGGACATGTGGATTTCACTATTGAAGTTCAACGTTCGTTACGTGTATTAGATGGTGCTGTAACCGTTCTTGATTCACAATCAGGTGTGGAGCCTCAAACAGAAACAGTTTGGCGTCAAGCAACTGAATATAAAGTTCCTCGTGTTGTTTTCTGTAATAAAATGGATAAAATCGGTGCGGATTTCTTATACTCTGTAAACTCATTACATGATCGTTTACAAGCAAATGCTCATCCAATCCAATTACCAATTGGTTCAGAAGATAGCTTTACAGGGATCATCGATTTAATTACGATGAAAGCTGAAATCTATACAAACGACTTAGGTACAGACATTCAAGAAACTGAAATTCCAGAAGAATATATGGAACAAGCAGTTGAATGGCGTGAAAAATTAGTTGAAGCAGTAGCTGAAACAGATGAAGACCTAATGATGAAATATCTTGATGGTGAAGAAATTACAATCGAAGAATTAAAAGCGGGTATCCGCCAAGCAACGATCAACGTTGAATTCTTCCCAGTAATGGCTGGTTCTGCCTTTAAAAATAAAGGTGTTCAATTAATGCTTGATGCAGTTCTTGATTACTTACCATCACCATTAGATATCGAAGCAATCAAAGGAATCGACACAAAAACAGACGAAGAAACAACTCGTCCTGCAGATGACGAAGCTCCTTTTGCTTCATTAGCATTTAAAGTTATGACTGACCCATTCGTAGGTCGTCTAACATTCTTCCGTGTCTATTCTGGTGTCCTTGAAAGTGGTTCATACGTATTGAACGCTTCTAAAGACAAAAAAGAACGTATCGGTCGTATTCTACAAATGCATGCAAATACTCGTAAAGAAATCGATAAAGTCTTCTCAGGCGATATCGCAGCAGCGGTTGGATTGAAAGATACAACAACTGGTGATACTTTATGTGCGATGGATGCGCCAGTTATTCTTGAATCAATCGAGTTCCCAGAACCGGTTATCCAAGTAGCTGTTGAACCTAAATCAAAAGCCGACCAAGATAAAATGGGGATTGCTTTGCAAAAACTTGCAGAAGAAGATCCATCATTCCGCGTTGAAACAAACGTTGAAACTGGTGAAACAGTTATCTCTGGTATGGGTGAATTGCACTTAGACGTATTAGTAGACCGTATGAGACGTGAGTTCAAGGTTGAAGCTAACGTTGGTGCTCCACAAGTATCATACCGTGAAACTTTCCGTGCACCTTTAACTCAGGCAGAAGGTAAGTTTGTACGTCAGTCTGGTGGTAAAGGTCAATACGGACATGTCTGGGTTGAATTTACACCAAACGAAGAAGGAAAAGGGTTTGAATTTGAAAATGCCATCGTCGGTGGTGTGGTTCCTCGTGAATACATCCCAGCGGTTGAAAAAGGCTTGGCAGAATCTATGAACAACGGTGTTCTTGCTGGATATCCATTAGTGGATATTAAAGCAAAACTTTACGATGGTTCATACCATGATGTCGATTCAAATGAAACAGCATTCCGTGTAGCTGCTTCTATGGCACTACGTGCGGCTGCTAAGAAAGCTAACCCAGTTATCTTAGAACCAATGATGAAAGTAACGATCACTGTACCAGAAGATTACTTAGGCGATATCATGGGACACGTTACAAGTCGTCGTGGACGTGTTGAAGGTATGGAAGCGCACGGTAACTCACAAATCGTTAATGCGATGGTGCCTCTAGCTGAAATGTTCGGTTACGCTACAACATTACGTTCAGCAACACAAGGTCGCGGTACGTTTATGATGGTCTTTGACCACTATGAAGATGTACCAAAATCTGTACAAGAAGAAATCATCAAGAAAAATGGCGGAAACAACGCATAA
- a CDS encoding recombinase family protein, translating into MKIIGYARTTITDDDLDTQIKVLSDYGCDHIYQESFDVTNDTHVISELETVLNSLAAGDTLVICRLNRLGRSTRQLTELTQTFKGSGIHLVSLDEEIDTRDPMGKIYFKLMDGLAAMECDLIKERTLIGLNNARKNGKIGGRPKIDVRTIKKIRHLYHEKKETIQFISSKCNVSVGTCYKYINLSETELAKLSQ; encoded by the coding sequence ATGAAAATAATTGGTTATGCGCGTACAACAATTACTGACGACGATCTTGATACTCAAATCAAGGTGCTGTCTGATTACGGCTGTGATCACATCTATCAAGAATCTTTTGACGTCACAAATGATACTCACGTTATTTCTGAGCTAGAGACTGTTCTCAACAGTTTGGCTGCTGGTGATACGTTAGTCATTTGCCGATTGAACCGTTTAGGTCGTTCAACTCGACAACTCACAGAGTTAACCCAAACCTTCAAAGGTTCAGGTATTCATTTGGTCAGCCTTGATGAAGAAATCGATACTCGTGATCCGATGGGCAAAATTTATTTTAAGTTGATGGACGGTTTAGCTGCGATGGAATGTGATTTAATCAAAGAACGAACCTTAATTGGCTTAAATAACGCTCGAAAAAACGGGAAAATCGGCGGACGCCCAAAGATAGATGTACGTACTATAAAAAAAATCCGTCATTTGTACCATGAAAAGAAAGAAACAATTCAGTTTATTTCTTCAAAATGTAATGTTTCTGTGGGAACTTGCTACAAATACATCAATTTATCCGAAACAGAACTTGCCAAGCTTTCTCAGTAG
- a CDS encoding iron-containing alcohol dehydrogenase, whose amino-acid sequence MEEEQLDNFRFYVPTDIRFGKDRLTTELTDVLNVYGKNVLLVYGGGSIKRNGLYDQVIGLLGQNKNKVVELSGVEPNPRIETVCHGVALCREHDVDVILAVGGGSTIDCAKVVAAGFYSEEDPWTVIAGRKGFQGDALPIVTILTLAATGSEMNAGAVITNLATNQKLGVGGPAMMPKVSFLDPTTTFTVPAYQTAAGSADILSHLFESYFNVTEGTNVQDFVSEGLMRAVIKNCPIALVTPDDYDARANLMWSSSLALNGLTRNGKHGVWSCHAMEHELSAFYDITHGIGLAILTPRWMNYVLSEQTVAKFAQFAHNVWGIVEKDPMLAAKKGIQATYDFFKACDIPMTLLAVGIDEEKFEEMAKQAVAHSTIKTDAFVPLTESDVEAIYRDCLTESSFV is encoded by the coding sequence ATGGAGGAAGAACAATTGGATAATTTTAGATTTTACGTACCGACAGATATTCGTTTTGGAAAAGATCGTTTAACAACAGAACTAACAGATGTATTGAATGTTTATGGCAAAAATGTATTGTTAGTTTATGGTGGTGGAAGTATTAAAAGAAACGGGTTGTACGATCAAGTGATCGGTTTGCTTGGACAAAATAAAAATAAAGTTGTGGAATTAAGTGGCGTTGAACCAAATCCTCGTATCGAAACGGTTTGTCATGGCGTGGCATTATGTCGTGAACATGATGTAGATGTGATCTTAGCTGTTGGTGGCGGGTCAACGATCGATTGTGCCAAAGTGGTTGCGGCGGGTTTCTATAGTGAAGAAGACCCGTGGACAGTCATTGCTGGACGAAAAGGGTTCCAAGGGGACGCTTTACCGATAGTTACGATTTTAACATTAGCTGCAACAGGTAGTGAGATGAATGCAGGGGCAGTGATCACAAACTTAGCAACGAATCAAAAACTAGGTGTTGGTGGTCCTGCGATGATGCCAAAAGTTTCTTTCTTAGATCCAACAACAACTTTTACGGTACCAGCGTATCAAACAGCAGCTGGTTCTGCTGATATCTTAAGTCATTTGTTTGAAAGTTACTTTAATGTAACAGAAGGTACTAACGTTCAAGATTTTGTTTCAGAAGGCTTGATGCGTGCAGTGATTAAAAATTGTCCAATTGCACTTGTTACACCTGATGATTATGACGCCCGTGCTAATTTGATGTGGTCAAGCAGCTTAGCACTGAATGGTTTGACAAGAAACGGGAAGCACGGTGTTTGGTCCTGTCATGCAATGGAGCATGAGCTAAGTGCTTTTTATGATATTACTCATGGAATCGGTTTGGCTATCTTAACACCACGTTGGATGAATTATGTACTTTCGGAACAAACGGTCGCTAAATTTGCTCAGTTTGCCCATAATGTGTGGGGAATCGTTGAGAAGGATCCAATGCTTGCGGCGAAAAAAGGGATTCAAGCAACTTATGATTTCTTCAAAGCGTGCGACATTCCGATGACATTACTAGCAGTTGGGATCGATGAGGAAAAATTTGAAGAAATGGCGAAACAAGCAGTGGCACATAGTACGATCAAAACAGATGCGTTTGTTCCGTTAACTGAATCCGATGTTGAAGCGATCTACCGTGACTGTTTGACAGAATCTAGTTTTGTTTAA
- the deoD gene encoding purine-nucleoside phosphorylase translates to MSIHIEAKPGEIADKILLPGDPLRAKYIAETFLENPVCYNQVRGMLGYTGTYKGERVSVQGTGMGMPSATIYAHELINSYDVKKLIRVGTCGSISEKVNVRDLVIAQAAATSSSMIRNDFPKYDFPQIADFDLLLKSYTTAKEKGFVTHVGNVLSDDVFYKDSMDGVFELGKLGVLAIEMEAAALYYLAAKFDVQALAIMTVSDSLVTGEETTAEERQTTFNDMIQVGLETAINN, encoded by the coding sequence ATGAGTATTCATATCGAAGCAAAACCAGGTGAAATCGCAGATAAAATTTTACTGCCAGGAGATCCATTACGCGCAAAATATATTGCTGAAACATTTTTAGAAAACCCAGTTTGCTACAATCAAGTTAGAGGAATGTTAGGTTACACAGGGACATATAAAGGTGAACGAGTTTCTGTTCAAGGAACAGGAATGGGGATGCCTTCAGCTACTATTTATGCGCATGAATTGATCAATTCGTATGATGTGAAAAAATTGATTCGTGTGGGTACCTGTGGTTCTATTTCTGAGAAAGTTAATGTTAGAGATTTGGTGATTGCACAAGCAGCCGCAACGTCGTCATCAATGATCCGTAATGATTTTCCTAAGTACGATTTCCCGCAGATTGCTGATTTTGATTTGCTGTTGAAATCATATACAACAGCGAAAGAAAAAGGTTTTGTTACGCATGTAGGAAACGTGTTGTCAGATGATGTTTTCTACAAAGATAGCATGGATGGTGTGTTTGAATTAGGTAAATTAGGTGTTTTAGCAATTGAAATGGAAGCTGCAGCCTTATATTATTTAGCAGCTAAATTTGATGTGCAAGCCTTAGCAATCATGACCGTTAGTGACAGTTTGGTAACTGGTGAAGAAACAACTGCTGAAGAACGCCAAACAACCTTTAACGATATGATCCAAGTTGGTCTTGAAACAGCAATCAACAATTAA
- the rpsL gene encoding 30S ribosomal protein S12, with translation MPTINQLVRKPRKSKVEKSNSPALNKGYNSFKKAQTNVNSPQKRGVCTRVGTMTPKKPNSALRKYARVRLSNLIEVTAYIPGIGHNLQEHSVVLLRGGRVKDLPGVRYHIVRGALDTAGVTDRKQSRSKYGTKMPKAAK, from the coding sequence ATGCCTACAATTAATCAATTAGTACGTAAACCTCGTAAATCAAAGGTGGAGAAATCTAATTCACCAGCGTTGAACAAAGGATATAATAGTTTTAAGAAAGCCCAAACAAACGTAAACTCACCACAAAAGCGTGGGGTTTGTACTCGTGTGGGAACAATGACACCTAAAAAACCTAACTCGGCTTTACGTAAATATGCCCGTGTTCGTTTGTCTAACTTAATCGAAGTAACAGCTTATATCCCAGGTATTGGTCATAACTTACAAGAACATAGCGTGGTACTATTACGCGGTGGACGTGTAAAAGATTTACCAGGGGTACGTTATCATATCGTACGTGGTGCGCTTGATACAGCTGGTGTTACAGATCGTAAACAAAGCCGCTCTAAATATGGTACTAAAATGCCTAAAGCAGCTAAATAA